In Candidatus Omnitrophota bacterium, the genomic stretch CGCTTAGACCCTTGCGCGATTGCACCATCGTTATCGCCGCCGTCAGCGTCGTCTTCCCGTGGTCCACGTGCCCGATCGTTCCCACGTTCACGTGCGGCTTCGTCCGTTCGAATTTCTGCTTCGCCATATCGATCCCTTTCTGTCGGATAAAGAATCCAAGCCCACGACCGGGATTGAACCGGTGACCTCATCCTTACCAAGGATGCGCTCTACCGTCTGAGCTACGTGGGCGTAAAGAGGAAGAATTAGCATGTAATAATAGGTACGCCCTGCAGGACTGTCAAGGAATAATAAAGGAAATTAAAAGGGTTTCTTTCCTTTCCTCATATACTTTTCCGCCGTTCGGGAATATCTCTTTTGGGCGTTAATGCGGCTTCTTTTCCAATTCCTTGATTAGTTTATAGATTCCTTCGCGGATGAGAGGGATGCGGGGCGCGATTTCGTATTCGAGAATATCTGAGAGTTCCAAAAAGCGCTGCTCTTGCACTAGGTCGGATATTTCGTCGAGATATTTATGCATTTCTTCGTTGATCTCCAGAAATGAGCGGTTATCCACCATAATCTCATGGAAATCCAAACCCGTGACGGTTACGGCGTTTTGCAGACCTTTGTACAGTTCCGCCCAAGTAGTAGTAACGTTCTCCAATAGGCGCATTCCCTCTTGTTCGTTGCGAGACTGGATTTTCGAGGAGGTTTCCACCAGGGCTTCCTGGATATGGTTCATATATCCGGCGATATCGTACAATACTTTATGCGCCAGTTTGCGCGGCTCTTCGGAAATAAGCCGAAGGTCTTCGCAATCGGCGACGGTGCGCTTCTCGATGGAGGGATCGTCCCATCCTCCCATCATTCGGCCATTTACGTAAATCTCGCTAATGACGCGATTGCGCGTTTGCAGTTCTTTGGAAATTCTTTCGATGACCTCGCTCAATTGGGCGCTGTCCGTTTCCACAACTTCGACCGGTATTTTATCCACTAGAAGTTTCATGAACTCGGCTCTTCCAGAAAAATAAGAGTAGACGATTTTTATCCCGCCTCTTATTAACGCTAAAATTGCCGATAAAAACAAGAGGACTCGCCCCCTTTGAGTCTCTTCGGCTGTTGACGGGCTATAGGAAGAGGAATTAAATGCGGTGGCGGCTTATAGGATTGGCGCAATTCAACTCACAGCGTCGAAAAGGAACGCCGTATATCCGAATTGCAATTTGTCGAGGAGAATCCGATTATTGAAAATGATGAAAATCGATCCCGATCGAATCGGCCGGATTCTCCTAATCCGTTTATCCGCCTTAGGCGATTGCCTCGCGGCGATTCCCGTTTTTATGGCTTTGCGCAAACGATTTCCCCAAGCGCATCTTGCTTGGGCCGTTCAGGATAACTTCGCTCCTTTGATCGAAAACCTGCCTGGCCTTGATGAACTCATCATTTTCCCTCGCCAGCATTGGCGGCGGACGCCGGTTATCCCTAAAATCAAGGAAGCGGCGCGCCTCGCCCGCCATTTGCGCCTGCGCCGCTTCCATGCCGTCGTGGATGTGCAATCTAATATGAAAAGCGCCAGCTTGGCGTTTCTCTCCCGCGCCCCCATCCGCATCGGCCATGGCCGGGAAGAAGCGAAGGAACTGAGCTCCTGGCTCAATAACGTTCTGGTTTCACCCTTGCCGGAAATGAGTCATATCGTTCGCCGCAATCTCCATCTCTTAAGCGTATTGGGCGTAGAGTCCTGTGAACCGGAATTTCTATTGCCCCCTGATCCCCTAAGTGAACGCCGCGTCCGCCATTGGCTTCGGGAGCGGGATATTGCGGAAGGAAATTACTTTCTGATAACGCCCTTTTGCGGACATCCCGCCAAAGAATGGCCGCCGCGTTATTTTACGCAGCTGGCGGAGGCGATCGTCCAGGTGGGCGGCAAAGTGGTTTTTCTTTGCGGTCCGAGCTTAGAAAAAAGGACGCTAGCTTTGATCCCCTCTTCCTGCGCCGGTTCCGTATTTTTAGGACCGCGAACATCAATCCCCGAAATGGTCGAACTGATCCGTTTTTCGCGCTTGACGATCGGCGGCGATACGGGACCAGTCCAAATCGCTGGAGCGCTCGGCGTTGCGACGCTCGCTCTTTTCGGTCCTACGTCCCCGGAACGCTCGCATCCGTGGGGCGACGCCCGCGTTGTCCGTTTGGAGGCGAACCCTTCCGCCGTGTTGAAAAAAATAGAAGATTGCATATGATCGCGCTGAGAGGAATCTTGCCGGCGCCGGTAATGAATCTCTGGACTGGCGTTACGTCGGACGCCGTCCGGTAGTTTTAAGAGAAATAAATCCCTTTACGATTTACTGAAAATCCATCGGCTTCTATACTATGATAAATTACGAAAATGGCGGTTCGATTTTTTTAGCGATATGCGAAAATTATCTTTTGTTAAACCCTTCATGACGCTTTACGTTGCGTTAGTCGTCGTCATTCCTTTCAGCGAAGCGCTCCGTTCTCTATGCCATCTTTGGATTTCTTCGGAATACGAATCCATGGAATTGGCGGATTCGCCCTTGCTCTTCGCCGCTCGCCTGGAAGCAGACTTGGAACCGGATCATTATAAAGAGATCGGCGATCGGATTCAGGCGATCGATGGAATAGCGAGCGCTCAATTCGAAGAAGCTCCGATCCCGGAATGGGACGGCGAACCGGAGGATAAAGAACAATGGGAATCCATGTGGAAAGCCAGTCTTACTCCGATCCTTTACGCTACTTCCGAGCTGGTTTTGAATGAACCTGGCCGGATCGAAGAG encodes the following:
- a CDS encoding GTP-binding protein; its protein translation is MAKQKFERTKPHVNVGTIGHVDHGKTTLTAAITMVQSRKGLS
- a CDS encoding glycosyltransferase family 9 protein produces the protein MMKIDPDRIGRILLIRLSALGDCLAAIPVFMALRKRFPQAHLAWAVQDNFAPLIENLPGLDELIIFPRQHWRRTPVIPKIKEAARLARHLRLRRFHAVVDVQSNMKSASLAFLSRAPIRIGHGREEAKELSSWLNNVLVSPLPEMSHIVRRNLHLLSVLGVESCEPEFLLPPDPLSERRVRHWLRERDIAEGNYFLITPFCGHPAKEWPPRYFTQLAEAIVQVGGKVVFLCGPSLEKRTLALIPSSCAGSVFLGPRTSIPEMVELIRFSRLTIGGDTGPVQIAGALGVATLALFGPTSPERSHPWGDARVVRLEANPSAVLKKIEDCI